A genomic stretch from Chiloscyllium plagiosum isolate BGI_BamShark_2017 chromosome 2, ASM401019v2, whole genome shotgun sequence includes:
- the LOC122557898 gene encoding thymic stromal cotransporter homolog, with protein sequence MGMCRKLLSFVEILVGLQQIAGAFYDTALLMLVQERSGSNSTTTGSRDQQQAAISQFYMIYIPLLKISSLPVTYFLACQGDKKGRKITIWVPLVGYLVSRSLLLFVILFDLPLQVMFATALLNGLSGDSAAFRAGVMAIASDTSSRVKRSVSLSRIELAYGVAGMIGSIASGHLFVYFKISHDQGAGLMAFSCLFYALSLVYSIFRLKPTQTENGGYGSLLYQGERENDDQLPDPEEIAWNRCQDETSMLLPKQNNARIQGILGGNMSVDKITLALLFITGVLYGLGLRGPVDMLPIFVLKDPLNWNAVWVGYGNAVGYFIFLTSFFGVCTLSKYLRDTSLIVMGMVSFSIGMLIMAFTKWTFLYFIGELFHWLST encoded by the coding sequence ATGGGGATGTGTCGAAAGTTGCTCTCCTTTGTCGAGATCCTTGTAGGTTTGCAGCAGATCGCCGGTGCCTTCTATGACACTGCTCTGTTGATGCTGGTCCAGGAACGTTCCGGTTCCAACTCCACAACAACTGGAAGCCGAGACCAGCAGCAAGCCGCAATCTCTCAGTTCTACATGATCTACATTCCCCTGCTGAAAATTTCCTCTCTCCCCGTCACCTACTTCCTGGCTTGTCAAGGAGACAAGAAAGGCAGGAAGATCACCATTTGGGTGCCCCTGGTAGGATACCTAGTGTCCAGGTCTCTGCTGCTCTTTGTGATCCTCTTTGACCTCCCCTTGCAGGTGATGTTTGCTACtgctctcctgaatggtctgagcGGGGATTCAGCTGCTTTCCGGGCTGGGGTCATGGCAATAGCCTCTGACACCTCCTCACGGGTGAAGCGATCAGTTAGCCTTAGTAGAATTGAGCTGGCCTACGGAGTGGCAGGAATGATTGGCAGTATCGCTTCCGGCCACCTCTTCGTTTATTTCAAAATCTCACACGACCAAGGTGCTGGGCTGATGGCCTTCAGCTGTCTTTTTTATGCTCTAAGCTTAGTTTATAGCATCTTTAGGttaaaacccacacagactgaaAATGGTGGCTATGGCAGCCTTCTATATCAAGGAGAGCGTGAAAATGATGATCAACTTCCTGATCCAGAGGAGATAGCTTGGAATCGATGTCAAGATGAAACATCAATGCTGTTGCCTAAACAGAATAACGCGAGGATTCAGGGTATTCTTGGCGGTAATATGTCCGTGGATAAAATCACACTCGCACTGCTGTTCATAACTGGAGTTTTGTATGGTTTGGGATTACGTGGGCCAGTAGATATGCTGCCCATATTTGTACTGAAGGACCCTCTGAATTGGAATGCTGTCTGGGTCGGTTACGGCAATGCAGTGGGGTATTTTATCTTCCTCACCAGCTTCTTCGGAGTCTGCACGCTTTCCAAATATTTGAGGGATACTTCTTTGATTGTGATGGGAATGGTGTCATTTTCCATCGGGATGCTGATCATGGCCTTCACAAAGTGGACCTTCCTTTATTTTATTGGTGAGTTATTTCATTGGCTGAGTACCTGA
- the LOC122562669 gene encoding thymic stromal cotransporter homolog, with amino-acid sequence MGMCRKLFSLVEILVGLHQIAGAFYDTALLMLVQERSGPNSTTTGSRDQQQAAISQFYMVYNLLLSLSPLLFTFFLAKLGDQKSRKITIWVPLVGYLVSRSLLLFVILFDLPLQVMFATALLNGLSGGFTAFWPGVMALASDTSSPEKRSIRLSRVELTYGLAGMIGSIASGHLFIRLNMLHAQGAGLMACSCLFYALSLIYSIFGLKSTQMGAGSYGSPLDQEEQENNVQSPRNTAWNRCQDERSMLLPDQNNARIQGILGGNMSMDKVTLTLLFTAGVLYGLGVTGGVDVLSIFVLKDPLNWNAIWVGYGNAMGYAIFLTSFLGVCILSKYLKDTSLIVTGMLSFSIGILIMAFTKWTFLYFIARAVMMFALIPLPTIRSVISKQKDDNSYGKLFAILEILLTLSGVIASIIFLNVYKSTKDWYPSICFSLSSVISCLAIIPMIFVERRLSNFP; translated from the exons ATGGGGATGTGTCGGAAACTATTCTCCCTCGTCGAGATCCTTGTAGGTTTGCACCAGATCGCCGGTGCCTTCTATGACACTGCTCTATTGATGCTGGTCCAGGAACGTTCCGGTCCCAACTCCACAACAACTGGAAGCCGAGACCAGCAGCAAGCCGCAATCTCTCAGTTCTACATGGTCTATAACCTCCTGTTAAGTCTGAGCCCTCTGTTGTTCACTTTCTTCCTGGCCAAATTGGGAGATCAAAAGTCCAGGAAGATCACCATTTGGGTGCCCCTGGTAGGATACCTGGTGTCCAGGTCTCTGCTGCTCTTTGTGATCCTCTTTGACCTCCCCTTGCAGGTGATGTTTGCTACtgctctcctgaatggtctgagcGGGGGGTTTACTGCTTTCTGGCCTGGGGTCATGGCCTTAGCCTCAGACACTTCCTCACCAGAGAAGAGATCTATCAGACTTAGTAGAGTTGAGCTGACCTATGGATTGGCAGGAATGATTGGCAGTATTGCATCCGGCCACCTCTTTATCCGTTTGAACATGTTGCATGCCCAAGGTGCTGGTCTGATGGCCTGCAGTTGCCTTTTTTATGCTCTAAGCTTAATTTACAGCATCTTCGGGCTAAAGTCCACGCAAATGGGAGCTGGTAGCTACGGCAGCCCGTTAGAtcaagaggagcaggaaaataatgTTCAGAGTCCTCGAAATACAGCTTGGAATCGATGTCAAGATGAAAGATCAATGTTATTGCCTGATCAGAACAATGCAAGGATTCAGGGTATTCTTGGAGGTAACATGTCCATGGATAAAGTCAcactcacactgctgttcacGGCTGGAGTTTTGTATGGTTTGGGTGTGACCGGTGGAGTGGATGTGCTATCGATATTTGTACTGAAGGACCCTTTGAATTGGAATGCTATCTGGGTTGGTTACGGCAATGCAATGGGGTATGCTATCTTCCTCACCAGCTTCCTCGGAGTTTGCATTCTTTCCAAATATTTGAAGGATACTTCTTTGATTGTGACAGGAATGCTGTCATTTTCCATCGGGATACTGATCATGGCCTTCACAAAATGGACctttctttattttattg CTCGAGCTGTGATGATGTTTGCCCTTATTCCTCTGCCTACAATACGATCTGTGATTTCTAAGCAGAAAGACGACAATTCATACG gaaaactgTTTGCCATACTTGAGATTTTGCTCACCCTGTCTGGAGTCATTGCTTCAATCATATTTCTTAATGTTTACAAGTCAACAAAAGACTGGTACCCTTCCATCTGTTTCAGTCTGTCTTCTGTCATCAGTTGCCTGGCAATTATTCCCATGAT CTTTGTGGAACGCAGACTGTCCAATTTTCCATAA